One Pseudomonas abieticivorans genomic region harbors:
- a CDS encoding cobalamin-binding protein — translation MVRWLLVVLLVLGGPAAAAQRVVSLAPSLTEIVTQLGAQDQLVGVLDAGDRPAGLERVASVGRYGQLNIEALLSLKPDLLLLWPGSVSPGQRDQLQRLGIPIFVSEPHSLDELADQIEAIGLRLGHPVNAHGVASDVRQRLVALRQHYRRDVPLRVFYQVWDAPLYTLGGRQIISDALRACGGVNVFAELTLPAPQVSIEAVLQRDPQVILVAEPTQVAAWARWPQVAAVREGRVWLREAALERPSGGMIAAVERLCRQMGAVTTTPGSR, via the coding sequence ATGGTGCGCTGGCTGCTGGTTGTGCTGCTGGTACTTGGCGGGCCGGCAGCGGCGGCGCAACGGGTGGTCAGCCTGGCGCCTTCCTTGACCGAAATCGTTACTCAACTGGGTGCGCAAGACCAGCTGGTGGGCGTGCTGGATGCCGGTGATCGGCCTGCCGGCCTTGAGCGTGTGGCTTCGGTCGGCCGTTACGGCCAGCTCAATATCGAGGCACTGCTCAGCCTCAAGCCCGACCTGTTGCTGCTTTGGCCCGGCAGCGTCAGCCCGGGCCAACGTGACCAATTGCAGCGCCTGGGCATACCGATTTTTGTTTCCGAGCCGCACAGCCTGGATGAGTTGGCCGATCAAATCGAAGCCATCGGGTTGCGCCTCGGTCACCCTGTAAACGCCCACGGCGTTGCGAGCGACGTGCGCCAACGCCTGGTTGCCCTGCGCCAGCACTACCGCCGCGACGTGCCGCTACGGGTGTTCTATCAGGTCTGGGATGCGCCGTTGTATACCTTGGGTGGGCGGCAAATCATCAGCGATGCGTTGCGCGCCTGTGGCGGGGTGAATGTATTTGCCGAGCTGACTTTGCCCGCGCCGCAGGTCAGCATCGAGGCGGTATTGCAACGTGATCCTCAAGTGATTTTGGTGGCCGAGCCAACCCAGGTAGCGGCCTGGGCCAGGTGGCCGCAGGTGGCAGCGGTTCGCGAGGGCCGGGTGTGGCTGCGCGAAGCGGCGCTGGAGCGGCCTAGCGGGGGGATGATCGCGGCCGTCGAGCGGCTATGCCGGCAGATGGGCGCGGTGACTACAACGCCGGGGTCCAGGTAA
- a CDS encoding TonB-dependent receptor domain-containing protein — MRPALLLPFALLCPPDALADDQPLKLDDMVISANRVAESRDGSSTANTVFTRADIDRLQPASVVDLLERVPGVQVAQSGGRGSLPGIFVRGLQSSQTLVLVDGVRIATATSADSNLQNLSVDQIERVEVLRGARSAIYGADAMGGVIQIFTRRADQTGLHGRVQMAMGSQQRWQRNLGVSGADQNTRFALSAGLDESAGIDRTHRSFATDGDHDAYRNRALSLSFSHQMSDDVEVGFNALDNQGKNEYDNPFGRFDSTTFTSVGQKPYSDFQVSSVSAYADAQLTERWKSRLELGHSENREHSRDTLSDEQFVFNTDRDSLGWQNTLTLDEHNSVLGGVDAYVDRVDSSTDFSESSRWNRAVFLQHSYRTDAFATQIGLRRDDNQQFGGQNTWSAALTLFANADNDWVMSYSEGFRAPTFNDLYYPDFSNPTLKPEHSRSYEVQWRSRLSDTTRMETSLYRTDLTDAIVLDGDFRPQNIGSARIYGAESTLRQQLFGWDSNLSLALLDPRDRDSGHTLNRRARRTLSWDLDRQFDRLGLGIGWQAVSSSYNDAANQQAIAGYGLLGLRSSWAATSELKLTFKVDNLLDRQYSRVLYSYDGQSQGYREEGRAFTLGFTWTPAL, encoded by the coding sequence ATGCGCCCCGCCCTGCTCTTGCCGTTTGCCCTGCTGTGCCCTCCCGATGCCCTGGCTGATGATCAACCGCTGAAGCTCGATGACATGGTCATCAGCGCCAACCGCGTGGCCGAATCGCGCGACGGCAGCAGCACCGCCAATACCGTGTTTACCCGTGCCGACATTGACCGCCTGCAGCCTGCCAGCGTGGTAGACCTGCTCGAACGCGTACCCGGCGTGCAAGTCGCGCAAAGTGGTGGCCGTGGCAGCCTGCCGGGCATCTTCGTGCGTGGCCTGCAGTCGTCCCAGACGTTGGTGTTGGTGGATGGCGTGCGCATCGCCACCGCCACGTCCGCAGACAGCAACCTGCAGAATCTCAGCGTCGATCAGATCGAACGGGTGGAAGTGCTGCGCGGCGCCCGCTCGGCGATCTACGGGGCCGACGCCATGGGCGGGGTGATTCAGATTTTTACCCGCCGCGCAGACCAGACCGGCCTGCACGGCCGGGTACAAATGGCGATGGGCAGCCAGCAGCGCTGGCAGCGCAACCTGGGTGTCTCGGGTGCCGACCAGAACACCCGGTTCGCCCTGAGCGCCGGGCTGGATGAAAGCGCCGGTATCGACCGTACCCATCGCTCCTTCGCCACCGACGGCGACCACGACGCCTATCGCAACCGCGCCCTGAGCCTGAGCTTCAGCCACCAAATGAGTGATGACGTGGAAGTCGGCTTCAATGCGCTGGATAATCAGGGCAAGAACGAGTACGACAACCCGTTCGGACGATTCGACAGCACCACGTTCACCTCGGTAGGGCAAAAGCCCTACAGCGACTTTCAGGTTTCAAGCGTAAGCGCCTACGCCGATGCGCAACTGACCGAACGCTGGAAAAGCCGCCTGGAACTGGGCCACAGCGAAAACCGCGAGCACTCCAGAGACACCCTCAGCGACGAGCAGTTTGTGTTCAACACTGACCGCGACTCCCTGGGCTGGCAGAACACCCTGACGCTGGACGAGCACAACAGCGTGTTGGGCGGCGTGGACGCCTATGTGGACCGGGTCGACAGCAGCACCGACTTCAGCGAAAGCAGCCGCTGGAACCGCGCCGTGTTCCTGCAGCACAGCTATCGCACCGATGCCTTCGCCACGCAGATTGGCCTGCGCCGTGACGACAATCAGCAGTTCGGCGGGCAGAACACCTGGAGTGCCGCGCTGACGCTGTTCGCCAACGCAGACAACGATTGGGTAATGTCCTACAGCGAAGGCTTTCGCGCACCGACGTTCAACGACCTGTACTACCCGGACTTCAGCAACCCCACGCTCAAGCCCGAACACTCCAGGAGTTACGAAGTACAGTGGCGCAGCCGCCTGAGCGATACCACCCGGATGGAAACCTCGCTGTACCGTACAGACTTGACCGACGCCATCGTGCTGGACGGCGACTTTCGCCCGCAAAACATCGGCAGTGCACGTATCTATGGCGCTGAAAGCACCTTGCGCCAGCAATTGTTTGGCTGGGACAGCAACCTGAGCCTGGCGCTGCTCGACCCGCGTGACCGCGACAGCGGCCATACCCTGAACCGTCGGGCACGGCGTACGTTAAGCTGGGACCTGGACCGGCAATTTGACCGCTTGGGCCTGGGGATCGGTTGGCAGGCGGTGAGCAGCAGCTACAACGACGCGGCCAACCAGCAGGCGATTGCCGGGTATGGGTTACTCGGTTTGCGCAGCAGTTGGGCGGCGACATCTGAGTTGAAGCTGACGTTCAAGGTCGACAACCTGCTTGATCGGCAGTACAGCCGGGTGCTGTACAGCTATGACGGCCAAAGCCAGGGTTATCGCGAGGAAGGCCGGGCGTTCACCTTGGGGTTTACCTGGACCCCGGCGTTGTAG
- the dxs gene encoding 1-deoxy-D-xylulose-5-phosphate synthase: MPTTFQEIPRERPLTPLLDRANTPDGLRRLGEAELETLADELRLELLYTVGQTGGHFGAGLGVIELTVALHYVFDTPDDRLVWDVGHQAYPHKILTGRRERMASLRQKDGIAAFPRRSESEYDTFGVGHSSTSISAALGMAIAARLQNSGRKSIAVIGDGALTAGMAFEALNHAPEVGADMLVVLNDNDMSISRNVGGLSNYLAKILSSRTYASMREGSKKVLSRLPGAWEIARRTEEYAKGMLVPGTLFEELGWNYIGPIDGHDLPTLIATLRNMRDLKGPQFLHVVTKKGKGFAPAEADPIGYHAITKLEPLNAPAATPKKAGGPKYSTVFGQWLCDMAEADERLVGITPAMKEGSDLVAFSERFPERYFDVAIAEQHAVTLAAGMACEGAKPVVAIYSTFLQRAYDQLIHDVAVQNLDVLFAIDRAGLVGEDGPTHAGSYDLSYLRCIPGMLVMTPSDENELRKMLTTGHLYPGPAAVRYPRGTGPNATIESGLEPLQIGKGIVRREGSKTAFLVFGVQLAEALKVAEKLDATVVDMRFVKPLDEALVRDIAGRHDLLVTLEENAIMGGAGAAVSEFLARENLLKPVLHLGLPDIYVEHAKPAQMLAECGLDEAGIEAAVALRLQLLGL; the protein is encoded by the coding sequence ATGCCCACGACGTTTCAAGAGATTCCCCGCGAACGCCCGCTGACGCCCCTGCTGGACCGTGCCAATACGCCGGACGGCTTGCGCCGCCTGGGTGAAGCCGAGCTGGAAACCCTGGCCGATGAACTGCGCCTGGAGTTGCTCTACACGGTCGGCCAGACAGGCGGGCATTTTGGTGCCGGCCTCGGCGTGATCGAACTGACCGTGGCCCTGCACTACGTCTTCGACACCCCGGATGACCGCCTGGTGTGGGACGTGGGCCATCAGGCCTACCCGCACAAGATCCTCACCGGCCGTCGCGAGCGCATGGCTAGCCTGCGCCAGAAGGACGGCATCGCTGCCTTCCCGCGTCGCAGCGAGAGCGAGTACGACACCTTTGGCGTCGGCCACTCCAGCACCTCGATCAGCGCCGCACTGGGCATGGCCATCGCCGCCCGCCTGCAAAACAGCGGGCGCAAGTCGATCGCCGTGATCGGTGACGGCGCGCTGACCGCGGGCATGGCGTTCGAAGCGCTGAACCACGCGCCGGAAGTCGGTGCCGACATGTTGGTAGTGCTCAACGACAACGACATGTCGATTTCGCGCAACGTCGGCGGGCTGTCCAATTACCTGGCCAAGATCCTTTCCAGCCGCACCTACGCCAGCATGCGCGAAGGCAGCAAGAAAGTGCTCTCGCGCCTGCCGGGCGCCTGGGAAATTGCCCGCCGCACCGAAGAATACGCCAAGGGCATGCTGGTCCCCGGCACCCTGTTCGAAGAGCTGGGCTGGAACTACATCGGCCCGATCGATGGCCACGACCTGCCAACCCTGATCGCCACGCTGCGCAACATGCGCGACCTCAAGGGCCCGCAGTTCCTGCACGTGGTCACCAAGAAGGGCAAGGGCTTCGCCCCGGCCGAAGCCGATCCGATCGGCTACCACGCGATCACCAAGCTCGAGCCTTTGAACGCCCCTGCCGCCACGCCGAAAAAAGCCGGCGGGCCAAAATACTCCACGGTGTTCGGCCAGTGGCTGTGCGACATGGCCGAGGCTGACGAACGCTTGGTCGGCATCACCCCGGCGATGAAGGAAGGCTCGGACCTGGTGGCTTTCAGCGAGCGCTTCCCGGAGCGCTACTTCGACGTGGCCATCGCCGAGCAGCACGCCGTCACCCTGGCGGCGGGCATGGCCTGCGAAGGCGCCAAGCCGGTGGTGGCGATTTACTCGACGTTCCTGCAGCGTGCCTACGATCAACTGATCCACGATGTGGCCGTGCAGAACCTCGACGTACTGTTTGCCATCGACCGCGCAGGCCTGGTGGGCGAAGACGGCCCGACCCATGCCGGCAGCTACGACCTGTCGTACCTGCGCTGTATCCCCGGCATGCTGGTGATGACGCCGAGCGATGAAAACGAGCTGCGCAAGATGCTCACCACCGGCCACCTCTACCCAGGCCCGGCCGCCGTGCGCTACCCGCGCGGCACCGGCCCCAACGCCACCATCGAAAGCGGCCTGGAGCCACTGCAGATCGGCAAAGGGATTGTACGTCGCGAAGGCAGCAAGACCGCCTTCCTGGTGTTTGGCGTGCAGTTGGCCGAGGCGCTGAAGGTGGCCGAGAAGCTCGATGCCACCGTGGTCGACATGCGCTTCGTCAAGCCGCTGGACGAAGCACTGGTGCGCGACATCGCCGGCCGCCACGATCTGCTGGTCACTCTCGAAGAGAATGCCATCATGGGCGGCGCCGGTGCGGCTGTCAGCGAGTTCCTCGCCCGCGAGAACCTGCTCAAGCCAGTGCTGCACCTTGGCCTGCCGGACATTTACGTCGAGCACGCCAAGCCTGCGCAAATGCTCGCCGAGTGCGGCCTGGACGAAGCCGGCATCGAAGCCGCCGTAGCGTTGCGCCTGCAACTGCTCGGCCTCTGA
- a CDS encoding polyprenyl synthetase family protein has translation MIDRYQSRCQVRVNEALQGLFVAPTPELARLYEAMRYSVMNGGKRVRPLLAYAACETLGGEPELANGAACAVELIHAYSLVHDDLPAMDDDDLRRGQPTTHKAFDEACAILAGDGLQSLAFTALLDPQLSPQQDATRLLMVQALALAAGPAGMVGGQAIDLGSVGLKLDQKALEYMHRHKTGALIEASVKLGALASGRADASELKALQAYAQAIGLAFQVQDDILDVESDTATLGKRQGADIARDKPTYPALLGLDAAKAYALELRDLALHALRPFGEGAEPLRDLARYIVDRRN, from the coding sequence ATGATCGATCGCTACCAGAGCCGTTGCCAGGTCCGCGTCAATGAGGCGTTGCAGGGCCTGTTCGTGGCCCCGACGCCGGAATTGGCGCGCCTGTATGAAGCCATGCGCTACAGCGTGATGAATGGCGGCAAGCGCGTGCGCCCGCTGCTGGCTTACGCGGCCTGCGAAACGCTGGGTGGCGAACCGGAGCTGGCCAATGGCGCCGCCTGCGCGGTGGAATTGATCCACGCCTACTCCCTGGTGCACGACGACCTGCCGGCGATGGACGATGACGACTTGCGCCGCGGCCAGCCGACCACCCACAAGGCGTTCGATGAAGCCTGCGCGATTCTCGCCGGTGACGGCCTGCAGAGCCTGGCCTTCACCGCCCTGCTGGACCCCCAGCTCAGCCCCCAGCAAGACGCCACGCGGCTGTTGATGGTGCAAGCCCTGGCCTTGGCCGCAGGCCCCGCCGGCATGGTCGGTGGCCAGGCGATCGACCTGGGTTCGGTGGGCCTCAAGCTTGATCAGAAAGCCCTGGAATACATGCACCGGCACAAGACCGGCGCGTTGATCGAGGCCAGCGTCAAGCTGGGCGCGCTGGCCAGTGGCCGCGCCGATGCTTCCGAGCTCAAGGCCCTGCAGGCCTATGCCCAGGCCATCGGCCTGGCGTTCCAGGTGCAGGACGACATTCTGGACGTCGAAAGCGATACCGCGACCCTGGGCAAACGCCAAGGCGCCGACATTGCCCGCGACAAGCCAACGTACCCGGCACTTCTGGGCCTGGACGCTGCCAAAGCCTATGCGCTGGAACTGCGTGACCTGGCCCTGCATGCCCTGCGCCCGTTTGGCGAAGGCGCCGAGCCACTGCGCGATCTGGCCCGCTATATCGTCGACCGTCGCAACTGA
- a CDS encoding exodeoxyribonuclease VII small subunit yields the protein MARKKASVDFEQSLADLQTLVERLENGELSLEDSLTAFEQGIGLTRDCQAALAQAEQKVQVLLERDGELATEPFDAEQPE from the coding sequence ATGGCCCGTAAAAAAGCTTCCGTGGATTTCGAGCAATCCCTCGCGGATCTGCAAACCCTGGTCGAGCGCCTGGAAAACGGCGAGCTGTCGCTGGAAGACTCGCTGACGGCCTTTGAACAAGGCATCGGCCTGACTCGCGACTGCCAGGCTGCGTTGGCCCAGGCCGAACAGAAGGTGCAGGTGCTGCTGGAGCGCGATGGCGAACTGGCCACCGAACCGTTCGATGCGGAACAACCTGAATGA
- a CDS encoding methyl-accepting chemotaxis protein: protein MTAVTEDALRGIQRQNDEIVLAATAINQMSAAVEEVARNASHASDAARDSSQSAETGRQRVEQTVSVISDLRASVQVTADEIDGLAGQVHNISGVLDVIRGIADQTNLLALNAAIEAARAGEAGRGFAVVADEVRALAHRTQQSTAEIEQMIDAIQSGTGKAVSAMGHCSTQAQTSQQVAEAAGQALTDIIASVVQINERNVTIATATEEQAQVAREVDRNLTSIRDLAGQTAAGANQTSAASGELSQVAVGLNQMLQRFSL from the coding sequence ATGACCGCCGTTACCGAAGACGCCCTGCGCGGCATCCAGCGCCAGAACGACGAAATCGTCTTGGCCGCCACGGCCATCAACCAGATGAGCGCAGCGGTGGAGGAGGTGGCCCGCAACGCCTCCCACGCCTCCGATGCTGCGCGCGACTCCAGCCAGTCCGCCGAAACCGGCCGCCAGCGCGTCGAGCAAACCGTCAGCGTGATCAGCGACCTGCGCGCCTCGGTGCAAGTCACCGCCGATGAAATCGACGGCCTGGCCGGGCAAGTGCACAACATCAGCGGGGTGCTCGACGTGATTCGCGGCATTGCCGACCAGACCAACTTGCTGGCCCTCAACGCTGCCATCGAAGCCGCCCGTGCGGGTGAAGCGGGCCGTGGTTTTGCCGTGGTCGCCGACGAAGTCCGCGCCCTGGCCCACCGCACCCAGCAGTCCACCGCCGAAATCGAACAGATGATCGACGCCATCCAGAGCGGCACCGGCAAGGCCGTGAGCGCCATGGGCCATTGCAGCACGCAGGCGCAAACCAGCCAGCAAGTCGCCGAAGCCGCCGGCCAGGCGCTGACGGACATCATCGCCAGCGTGGTGCAGATCAACGAACGCAATGTCACCATCGCCACGGCGACGGAAGAACAGGCCCAAGTGGCGCGTGAGGTCGATCGTAACCTGACCAGTATCCGCGATTTGGCCGGGCAGACGGCGGCGGGGGCGAATCAGACGTCGGCGGCGAGCGGGGAGTTGTCGCAGGTGGCGGTGGGGCTGAATCAGATGTTGCAGCGGTTTAGTCTCTGA
- a CDS encoding putative DNA modification/repair radical SAM protein has translation MQLIDKLSILADAAKYDASCASSGAPKRSSEGKAGLGATDGMGICHSYTPDGRCVSLLKVLLTNFCLYDCQYCVNRRSSDVPRARFSPEEVVTLTLDFYKRNCVSGLFLSSGIIRSADYTMEQLVRVAKLLREEHEFRGYIHLKTIPDADPLLIEEAGRYADRLSVNIELPTDASLQTLAPEKDVASIKQAMRTIYTGVETVRNEPRAPRFAPAGQSTQLIVGADDTDDSTILHSAESLYGNFRLRRVYYSAFSPIPNSPKSVPLAAPPLMREHRLYQADFLLRSYGFKADELLKGPGDLALDIDPKLAWALDNREVFPLDLNRAEPALIARIPGIGLRTTQRLVELRRERRIRYEDLTRLRCVLAKAKPFFITSDYHPTQAESSSFNLRDLLRDRPQPQQMGLWG, from the coding sequence ATGCAACTCATCGACAAGCTCAGCATCCTCGCCGACGCCGCCAAATACGACGCCAGTTGCGCCAGCAGCGGTGCGCCCAAGCGCAGCTCCGAGGGCAAGGCTGGCCTGGGCGCCACCGATGGCATGGGCATTTGCCACAGCTACACGCCGGATGGTCGTTGCGTGTCGCTGCTCAAGGTGCTGCTTACCAACTTCTGCCTGTACGACTGCCAGTATTGCGTCAACCGCCGCTCCAGCGATGTGCCTCGCGCGCGTTTCAGCCCGGAAGAAGTGGTTACCCTGACCCTGGACTTTTACAAGCGTAATTGCGTGAGCGGGCTGTTCCTGAGCTCGGGCATCATCCGTTCGGCCGACTACACCATGGAGCAATTGGTGCGGGTGGCCAAGCTGCTGCGCGAAGAACATGAATTCCGCGGCTACATCCACCTCAAGACCATCCCCGATGCCGATCCCTTGCTGATCGAAGAGGCTGGCCGCTACGCCGATCGGCTCAGCGTGAACATCGAGCTGCCAACCGACGCCAGCCTGCAAACCCTGGCGCCCGAGAAAGACGTCGCGTCGATCAAGCAGGCCATGCGCACCATCTACACCGGCGTCGAAACCGTACGCAACGAACCCCGTGCGCCACGCTTCGCCCCGGCTGGCCAAAGCACCCAGTTGATCGTTGGCGCCGACGACACCGACGACAGCACCATCCTGCACAGCGCCGAGTCGCTGTATGGCAATTTCCGCCTGCGCCGGGTCTATTACTCAGCCTTCAGCCCCATCCCCAACAGCCCGAAAAGTGTGCCGCTGGCAGCGCCCCCGCTAATGCGCGAGCACCGCCTGTACCAGGCCGACTTTTTGCTGCGCAGCTATGGCTTCAAGGCCGACGAACTGCTCAAGGGGCCGGGCGACCTGGCGTTGGACATCGACCCGAAACTGGCCTGGGCATTGGACAACCGCGAGGTGTTCCCGCTGGACCTCAACCGCGCGGAACCGGCCTTGATCGCGCGCATTCCCGGCATCGGCCTGCGCACCACCCAGCGCCTGGTAGAACTGCGCCGCGAACGCCGCATCCGCTACGAAGACCTCACGCGCCTGCGCTGCGTACTGGCCAAGGCCAAGCCGTTTTTCATCACCAGCGACTACCACCCCACCCAGGCCGAAAGCTCCAGCTTCAACCTGCGCGACCTGCTGCGCGACCGCCCGCAGCCGCAACAGATGGGCCTGTGGGGATGA
- a CDS encoding TIGR03915 family putative DNA repair protein, giving the protein MISLDCDNLFDTWRQQARWLLSHQIDPSLVSWAGPQNADLFASEPPSLDTPGPYQARIPAGLIAHLENAARYRGDQRWSLLYEVLWCVSHGDRTAMLAGDTLGSELHRRIKMVNREAHHLHAFVRFVALPDTGAAGQPEYVAWHEPAHDILHSASEHFIGRMGRHRWLIATPQDGVYYDGSTLHHQRECPVQWQRMAQEVEDPHGDLWLAYYSHIFNPARLNEKVMQGHLPARFWKNLPEGELMIGMITEAKTGKQRDGQAVGIAGRRGKRVGGAN; this is encoded by the coding sequence ATGATTAGCCTGGACTGCGACAACCTGTTCGACACCTGGCGCCAGCAAGCTCGCTGGCTGCTCAGCCACCAGATCGACCCCAGCCTGGTCAGTTGGGCCGGCCCGCAAAACGCCGATCTATTCGCCAGCGAGCCGCCCAGTCTCGACACCCCCGGCCCCTACCAGGCGCGCATCCCCGCCGGCCTGATCGCGCACCTGGAAAACGCCGCCCGCTACCGCGGCGACCAGCGCTGGAGCCTGCTCTACGAAGTGCTCTGGTGCGTGAGCCACGGCGATCGCACCGCCATGCTTGCCGGTGACACCCTGGGCAGCGAACTGCACCGGCGCATCAAGATGGTCAACCGCGAAGCCCATCACCTGCATGCCTTCGTGCGTTTCGTCGCGCTCCCCGACACCGGCGCCGCCGGCCAGCCCGAATACGTCGCCTGGCACGAACCGGCCCACGACATCCTGCACAGCGCCAGCGAGCACTTCATCGGCCGCATGGGCCGCCATCGCTGGCTGATCGCCACGCCCCAGGACGGGGTGTACTACGACGGCAGCACACTGCACCACCAGCGCGAATGCCCGGTGCAATGGCAGCGCATGGCACAAGAGGTGGAAGACCCCCATGGGGATTTGTGGTTGGCCTATTACAGCCACATCTTCAACCCGGCGCGGCTGAACGAGAAGGTGATGCAGGGGCATCTGCCGGCCAGGTTCTGGAAGAACTTGCCGGAGGGGGAGTTGATGATCGGGATGATCACTGAGGCCAAGACCGGTAAGCAGCGAGATGGGCAGGCGGTGGGGATTGCGGGGCGTAGAGGCAAGCGGGTGGGAGGGGCGAATTAG
- a CDS encoding zeta toxin family protein, whose protein sequence is MSTLYPFTELDLQNAFDDISETLFDKARDINNAGLPGPKILIIAGAQGSGKTYLLENKLLPSQRYNTYIHLYLPAFRKQHPLYAEMVKHGPLHAYEHTEDFIWKLGTKVFAHAFEHRYNIIMETALDDPKFADFPPAAVQAGYQFEVHLIACQKEFCHWATLDRATKSLAKNELERFVPLTKIEASQANAKAILDAFEEACTQVPGSQITMYQRGLETEMESKPLCHSTCETPAQLTPQADFQGQAFIKASPLNRAFSIRRNPRENAPCSYPQYTQVVHAGMIEPQVRQAMVKACCKTLAQAQELMPQVPTGTFQELSLYVLKYVHP, encoded by the coding sequence ATGAGCACCCTCTACCCCTTCACCGAACTCGACCTCCAAAACGCCTTCGACGACATCAGCGAAACCCTCTTCGACAAAGCCCGCGACATCAACAACGCTGGCCTGCCCGGTCCGAAAATCCTCATCATCGCCGGCGCCCAGGGCTCGGGCAAAACCTACCTGCTGGAAAATAAACTGCTCCCCAGCCAACGCTACAACACCTACATCCACCTCTACCTGCCAGCCTTTCGCAAGCAGCATCCGCTTTACGCCGAGATGGTCAAACACGGCCCCCTTCACGCCTATGAACACACCGAGGATTTCATTTGGAAACTAGGCACGAAGGTTTTCGCCCATGCTTTCGAACATCGTTACAACATCATCATGGAAACCGCGCTGGACGACCCGAAGTTTGCCGACTTCCCACCCGCCGCCGTGCAAGCCGGGTATCAATTCGAGGTGCACCTGATCGCGTGCCAGAAAGAGTTCTGCCATTGGGCGACACTGGATCGGGCGACGAAAAGCCTGGCCAAAAACGAGCTTGAACGCTTTGTTCCCTTGACCAAGATCGAGGCTTCACAGGCCAACGCCAAAGCGATTCTCGACGCATTCGAAGAGGCCTGTACGCAGGTGCCGGGCTCGCAAATCACGATGTATCAGCGCGGGCTGGAAACAGAGATGGAGAGTAAACCGCTGTGCCACAGCACCTGTGAGACGCCTGCGCAGTTGACGCCGCAAGCAGACTTTCAGGGGCAGGCGTTTATCAAGGCGTCACCGCTGAACCGAGCGTTCAGCATTCGACGAAACCCGAGGGAAAATGCCCCCTGCTCCTATCCTCAATATACTCAGGTAGTTCATGCCGGGATGATCGAACCCCAAGTACGCCAGGCAATGGTCAAAGCCTGCTGCAAGACGCTGGCCCAGGCACAAGAACTGATGCCTCAGGTGCCTACAGGTACCTTTCAGGAATTGAGCTTGTACGTACTCAAATACGTGCACCCGTAA
- the ppa gene encoding inorganic diphosphatase — MSYSKIPAGKDLPNDIYVAIEIPANHAPIKYEIDKDSDCLFVDRFMATPMFYPANYGFIPNTLADDGDPLDVLVVTPYPVSPGSVIRARPVGILHMTDDGGGDAKVIAVPHDKLSQLYVDVKEYTDLPPLLLEQIKHFFENYKDLEKGKWVKIEGWGNADAARAEITKSVAAYKG, encoded by the coding sequence ATGAGCTACAGCAAGATTCCGGCTGGCAAAGACCTGCCGAACGACATCTACGTCGCCATCGAGATTCCGGCCAACCACGCGCCGATCAAATACGAAATCGACAAGGACAGTGATTGCCTGTTCGTCGACCGTTTCATGGCCACCCCAATGTTCTACCCGGCCAACTACGGTTTCATCCCCAACACCCTGGCCGACGACGGTGACCCCCTCGACGTGCTGGTCGTGACCCCGTACCCAGTGTCCCCAGGCTCGGTCATCCGCGCCCGCCCGGTCGGCATCCTGCACATGACCGACGACGGCGGCGGCGACGCCAAAGTCATCGCCGTACCGCACGACAAACTGTCGCAGCTGTACGTCGACGTGAAGGAATACACCGACCTGCCGCCGCTGCTGCTTGAGCAGATCAAGCACTTCTTCGAGAACTATAAAGATCTCGAAAAAGGCAAATGGGTCAAGATCGAAGGCTGGGGCAACGCAGACGCCGCCCGCGCCGAAATCACCAAGTCGGTTGCAGCCTACAAAGGCTGA